The Myxococcales bacterium DNA window CGCTACGGTGGTGGTCCAGGGCTATGGAGAGGTCGGCGGAACCGTCGCCCGGTTGATGGCGGACCTGGGTGCCCTTGTCGTGGCCGTGTCGAGCATCAGCGGAGGTATTTACAATCCCAAAGGACTCGATCTCAACACGGTGGACGCCTGGCTGAAAGACCATTCGGGATTCGAGGACTACCCGGATGCGGAGTTCGTCAGCAACCAGGAACTGCTGGAACTCCCCTGCGATATCCTGGTCCCCGCGGCAATCCAGAACCAGCTGACCAAGGCGAACGCGGCCAAGCTGAATTGCAAAATGGTCGTCGAAGGCGCAAACGGCCCGACTACGACCGAAGCCGACGACATCCTCGCGGACCGGGGCATCGTGGTCGTTCCCGATATTCTTTCGAACGCCGGGGGCGTCACCGTCTCCTACTTCGAGTGGGTTCAGGGTCTGCAGCAGTTCTTCTGGAGCGAAGAAGAGGTAAATCGCCGGCTGATCGAACTGATGTTGTCCGCCTACCGCGACGTCCAGGCTTTGTCAGAAAAGAAGAACATGACGCTGCGGGCAGCCGCCTTGATGCGGGGAATCGAGCGAATCAAGGAAGCCAAGCGACGCCGGGGCGTATTTCCCTGATCGTCTCCCGGTTTGCCCGGGCCGTGCGGAGCGGAGTTCAAGCTCGGTGTTGGATTCGGCGCCGCTGGACGGAGAAGAGTCCGCCCGAGAAAACAAGCAGGAAGGCCAGTACGACCAGGCTACTTTTGCTGGCAGAGGGTACGCCCGGGGGCGCCACAACCAGAGCAGGTTGGTCGTTGGTATGGCAGTGCACTCCTCCGCCGGCGACCCAGGAGTCGAGCATCTCGATCACGTAGACATCGCGGTTCGGGAACCATTGCTCGAGTTGTGCTTTGGCCGCATTGTCGCTGGCGGGGTTGTCGAAACCCACCAGGATTACCCAGCCATTGCCCACGCCCCAGTTCATGTAGTCCGCGTCGAAG harbors:
- a CDS encoding Glu/Leu/Phe/Val dehydrogenase; translated protein: MYRLAVDQLDRTAEMMGLDPNIWERLRTPQRAYVVSFPFRRDDYHTVETVFGYRVQHLLTMGPTKGGVRYDPDVSLGEVTALAMWMSWKCALMNLPFGGAKGGVRIDTHGLSSNELQRITRRYTSEIIEVIGPDRDILAPDLGTDQQVMAWIMDTYSQQVGHSVPGVVTGKPIEIGGSYGRKEATGRGVVTCAKAAREVAGLSLQGATVVVQGYGEVGGTVARLMADLGALVVAVSSISGGIYNPKGLDLNTVDAWLKDHSGFEDYPDAEFVSNQELLELPCDILVPAAIQNQLTKANAAKLNCKMVVEGANGPTTTEADDILADRGIVVVPDILSNAGGVTVSYFEWVQGLQQFFWSEEEVNRRLIELMLSAYRDVQALSEKKNMTLRAAALMRGIERIKEAKRRRGVFP